Proteins from one Burkholderia oklahomensis C6786 genomic window:
- the nusA gene encoding transcription termination factor NusA, with protein sequence MSREVLMLVDALAREKNVDKDVVLGALEAALASASKKLFDEGAEIRVHIDRESGEHETFRRWLVVPDEAGLQEPDREILLFEAREQKPDVEIGDYIEEPVPSIEFGRIGAQAAKQVILQKVRDAEREQILNDYLERGEKIMTGTVKRLDKGNFIVESGRVEALLRRDQLVPKENLRVGDRVRAYIAKVDRTARGPQIELSRTAPEFLMKLFEMEVPEIEQGLLEIKAAARDPGVRAKIGVVAYDKRIDPIGTCVGIRGSRVQAVRNELGGENIDIVLWSEDPAQFVIGALAPAAVQSIVVDEEKHSMDVVVDENELAVAIGRSGQNVRLASELTGWQINIMTPDESALKQNEERDALRGLFIARLDVDEEVADILIDEGFTSLEEIAYVPLNEMLEIEAFDEDTVHELRNRSRDALLTMAIANEEKVETAALDLKSLDGVTSELLAKLAEQGVQTRDDLAELAVDELVDMTGMDEESAKALIMKAREHWFQ encoded by the coding sequence ATGAGTCGCGAAGTGTTGATGTTGGTGGATGCGCTGGCGCGCGAGAAGAACGTCGACAAGGACGTCGTGCTGGGCGCGCTCGAAGCAGCCCTCGCGTCGGCATCCAAGAAGCTGTTCGACGAAGGCGCCGAGATCCGCGTACATATCGATCGCGAGAGCGGTGAACACGAGACGTTCCGTCGCTGGCTCGTCGTGCCCGACGAAGCCGGCCTGCAGGAGCCGGATCGCGAGATCCTGCTGTTCGAGGCGCGCGAGCAGAAGCCGGATGTCGAGATCGGCGACTATATCGAGGAGCCGGTGCCGTCGATCGAGTTCGGCCGGATCGGCGCACAGGCGGCGAAGCAGGTGATCCTGCAGAAGGTCCGCGACGCGGAGCGCGAGCAGATCCTGAACGACTACCTCGAGCGCGGCGAGAAGATCATGACCGGCACGGTGAAGCGCCTCGACAAGGGCAACTTCATCGTCGAATCGGGCCGTGTCGAGGCGCTGCTGCGCCGCGATCAACTGGTTCCGAAGGAAAACCTGCGTGTCGGCGACCGCGTGCGCGCGTACATCGCGAAGGTCGACCGCACCGCGCGCGGCCCGCAGATCGAGCTGTCGCGCACGGCGCCCGAGTTCCTGATGAAGCTCTTCGAGATGGAAGTGCCGGAGATCGAGCAGGGCCTCCTCGAGATCAAGGCGGCTGCGCGCGATCCCGGCGTGCGCGCGAAGATCGGCGTCGTCGCGTACGACAAGCGGATCGACCCGATCGGCACCTGCGTCGGCATCCGCGGTTCGCGCGTGCAGGCCGTGCGCAACGAGCTCGGTGGCGAAAACATCGACATCGTGCTATGGTCGGAAGATCCCGCACAGTTCGTGATCGGCGCGCTCGCGCCGGCGGCCGTTCAGTCGATCGTCGTCGATGAAGAAAAGCATTCGATGGACGTCGTCGTCGACGAGAACGAGCTGGCTGTCGCGATCGGCCGCAGCGGCCAGAACGTTCGTTTGGCCAGCGAACTGACCGGCTGGCAGATCAACATCATGACGCCGGACGAATCCGCCCTGAAGCAGAACGAAGAGCGCGATGCGCTGCGCGGTCTCTTCATTGCGCGCCTCGACGTCGACGAGGAAGTCGCGGACATCCTGATCGACGAGGGCTTCACGAGCCTCGAAGAGATCGCCTACGTGCCGCTGAACGAAATGCTCGAGATCGAGGCGTTCGACGAAGACACCGTCCACGAGCTGCGCAACCGCTCGCGCGACGCGCTGCTCACGATGGCGATCGCGAACGAGGAGAAGGTCGAGACGGCCGCACTCGATCTGAAGAGCCTCGACGGCGTCACGTCCGAACTGCTCGCGAAGCTCGCGGAGCAGGGCGTGCAGACGCGCGACGATCTCGCGGAGCTTGCCGTGGACGAGCTGGTCGACATGACCGGCATGGACGAGGAATCCGCGAAGGCGCTGATCATGAAGGCGCGCGAACACTGGTTCCAGTGA